The genomic region GGACCTTCGAAGCCCAAAATATGTGTTAGAAGTAATTCGAGACTTGTTTGGGTGCTctgaaaatttttcatattttattattattatttttgaacttaatataacccctttataaatgtCTAACCTTCCCTACAATTTCAaaccacaaccaattcaaaaccaaTATTACAATCCAtacaattttcatattcaaatacACTTAAAACAAGCCCTAACAGCAACTtagtaatttactaaatttactaaatatacattcacatatatcatttaaattaaattaataaatttcattcgTTCTACTTCAACTAGTtaccaaatataccaaacatatcatgataattctatttccatttcattaaACCAAGTATCCAAaccatcattttatatcatttacACCCAAACTATAACTATCTTGACTCATACTTTtaacttaggtacatgccacatttaTCAAAAAGAGAGATACATCACTGAGTATCTCTGAGGTCGGGATTACTCTGGATGCTGAACCGAGACTTTTGACTTCTACTGACCTGAGCACgaaaacaaccgtacgctgagtatgggTATACTCAgtagtattaccataattcaaattataataacaattaatggaatataatatcaaatatgTAACAATTAAATTTCTCAAGTACTAATTCATTCTTAAACTTTCATTCATCAACAATAGCAACTTAAATTTTAGCTATTAATCAATTACAATCACATATCATAAGCTTCAATTCCATTCACTTCATGAACATTTAGTTCATGCCTTCCATTTccaatctcaatttcaattcacaattcaattttctcatttctttcaataattcaatcaatcaaattcattcgattctttattttatttattcacccCTATTAACAAGACTTGGACCTTGGTGGATACACAAATctaaccaaacacaccagaatggcacccagtgcctcttcggatagttcgaagcaatataattgacacccaatgtctcatcgaatctatccgaagaaatataatgacacccagtgtctcatcgactcgaggtcgaagaatccttgaactcttccaatcctatggcatgccaactatattcgacttagcccgactagttaataggatataaaatttctttccaATATCTAATCAATACACATCTCAGATAATCACATATAATCATACTTCGATTCAATTCAACCCACTTTTCAAATAATACACACTTCACATATtcacacatattcataatttaattcacttttgttcaattaatatCAAACTCACCTCAATTTCACTTACCaagcattttaattaaaattcaacaattaataataataataaattcaattatagtaatacaaactcAAAATTCTTGATTTACTCCTTGGTAATCTTCTCCTTTCCCTTTTGAGCCGACACCTCTGAttctttgttagctacgaaaattaaaataaatttacaatgaTTAATACAACATTAATTCACATTAAATACttgaatttctattcaatttctaCCTTAATTTCAACTTAGTCCTAActaaattcatccatttttctaTCTCAATTTATACCTTATTTCTACTCAAATTTTAACTAAACTTAACTTAACAACAAATTTTCagcataaaatcataatttcgaatttctttcaatttagtccctattatacaaaatttataacttattctacaatttaatctatcTCCCACTTCTAATTAGAAATTCTATTAATTCAATCCCCAATTCACACTTttactcaataaaatttaatgtctaaaatataatatcttCCAAAATTTCAGCACATACTTAATAGTTTGTTCTAggtttataaaaatcaaaattacaagaaaaagacttaatttgacttaccaatttaaaattgaaccttgaaaaccctaaatttcttcttttcttttctttctgtttcgtccctattctgtttctatttcctttcttttgtttctttagtttatatatatatatatatatattatatataatataatataatataattaaaacataaaatatctttattatataatataataatatattaaacataaaaatcttagattttccTCACGATAAACCGCCTCAATTTATACTTTTAGTATAATCCCccttttagtctttttatttttttaatctataattcaacttttatcctttattcaatttagtcctttttattaacTACTCTTAATTAAGTCAAATTCACCTATCTataacctaattaaacacacaaatagtctcgtaaatatttctaataaatttttatgaacCCATTTCGCTAAGACAGaggcccgataatgtactttttcgatgcccgtgaaatttgggtcattacatttcTCCCCGCTTAAttaatttcgtcctcgaaatttacctgagaaGAGATGAGGATATTGCTCTCTCATTGTTTCTTCCGGTTCCCAAGTTGTTTCCTCAATACTATGACTTCtccataacactttcactaaagGAACCCGTTTGTTTCTCAACTCCCTTACCTCTCTAGCTAATATTTGCACTGGCTCTTCTTCATAAGACAGATCCGGTCGAATTTCAATATCTTCAGTGGGGATAACATAAGAAGGATCTGATCTATATCTCTGAAGCATAAAAGCATGGAAACATCGTGAATCTTCTGTAACTCTAGAGGCAAAGCTAGTCGATAAGCAGCTGGTTCGATTCTTTCCACAATTTCATACTGCCCAATATAACGAGAACTCAATTTTCCTTTCCGACCAAACCTtaaaactttcttccaaggcgaTACTTTAAAGAATACCTTATCACCAATAGAGTATTCGATATCACGCCGTTTCAAATCCGCATATGATTTTTGTCTATCAAATGCTACCTTTAATCTTTCTTGAATCTTTTTAACCATTTCCTCTGCCTCTTGAACTAATTTCTGcccaattatttttctttctctcaattCCATCCAACACACAGGTGACCGACATCTTCTACCATATAgagcttcatacggagccatttgaatactaaattggaaactattattataaacaaattcagCTAGTGGCAAATAATATTCCCAACCTAATTCAAAGTTAATGATATAAGCCCGTAACATGTCTTCTAAATTATGGATTACCCGTTCAGACTGTCCGCCAGTCTGCGGATGAAAAGCCGTGATGAAATTGAGTCGAATACCCATAGAATCATGTAATTGCCTCTAAAATCTCGATGTAAACCATAGATCCCAGtctgaaattatagataaaggAATACCGTGTAATCTCACAATCTTTTGAATATAAACCTTAGTAAGCTTCTGAAGTGACTAATCAGTCCTGACTGCtataaaatgagctgacttcgTGAGCCAATCCACAATCACCCAGATGACATTCTTTTTACTTGTTGACAGTGGTAATCCTGTAACaaaattgtaacaacccaatcttagtgaaattggaacagtggtttcgcgACAACAAATCCACAATCACCCAGATGGCATTTTCTCCCTATTTTCGCTTCAGTTTACCTAtatagaagaagagaaatttattaatatccaaaataaagtaataaataataggataaaataaaataaaacaaaataataaaataaaataataaaataaaataaaaaattagaaaaataaaataaataaaaaataaaaataaaaattggattaCCTCCTAACAAGCGCTTGTTTAACGCCATTCGCTCGACACCGTGAATGGTTCTATGGTGGTTCCAACTGAATTTTTTCAACCGTGTGGGTCTGGAAATTCTCGTAAAATGGCTTCAACCGTTGGCCATTGACTATGAACCGCTTTCCCCATTCTTTACTCTCTATTTCAACTGCACTAAATGTGAATAACTCAGTTATAATAAAAGGTCCTTGCCATCGAGATCGAAGCTTTCTTGGGAATAATTTTAACACGGAGTTGTAAAGAAAAACTTTTTGCCCTCCTGAAAAATGCTTCTGAGATATTTTCTTATCATGGAACAACTTTGTCTTGTCTTTATAAATACGAGCATTCTCGTAGGCATCATTACAAATTTCCTCCAATTCTTGGATGTCTAATTTTCTTGCCCTCCCTGCGGGTTCTAATTCTATGTTACATTGTCGTACAGCCCAGTAAGCTTTATGTTCCAATTCTACCGGAAGATGGCAAGCTTTGCCAAAAATAAGTCTATATGGGGTCATGCCAATTGGTTCCTTATACACTGTCCGATAAGCCCAAAATGCGTCATTTAGCCGAAGACTCCAATCCTTCCGGTTAGGCCGAACTATTTTCTCTAAAATAGACTTGATTTCCCTATTCGAGACTTTTGCTTGGTCGTTTGTTTGGGGATGCTAGGCTGTAGCTATACGGTGGTGAACTCCGTATTTTTTCATGAGTGCCTCCATGACTTTATTGCAAAAATGGGTTCCACGATCACTGATTAAAGCTCAAGGTGTGCCAAACCTAGAAAAAAATAGTTCGTTTTAGAAACTCCACAATAGTTTTAGCATTATCATCACAATTAGGCTTTGCTTCTATCCACTTAGAAACATAGTCTACTgcaagaattatatatatatttctaaaagaggaaataaatggGCCCATGAAGTCGATGCCCCATACATTAAAAATCTTACATACATGAATCGGGGATAGGTGCATTTGATTTCGTTTAGTGATGTTACCTGTATGTTAGCATTTATCGCAAGACTTATAGAAATTATATGTGTCTCGAAAAATTGTGGGCCAATATAGCCCACACTCTAATACCTTATGAGTAGTCCGTTTAGGGACAAAGTGACATCCACAAGCTTCTGTATAACAAAAAGTAAGGATAGAGGTTACCTCGATTTGTGGAACACATCGTCTTATTATCTTATCTGAACAGTGTTTCCATAAGTATGGGTCATCCCAAATGTAATATCGAGCTTCCCGTCTAAGCTTGTCCTTCACGAAACGTGCTAACCCAGTGAGCAATGAACCTGTGGCTAAAAGATTTACCATATCCGCATACCATGGGAAATATGCCTCTATCGAAAATAGACTCTCATGAGGTATCTCATCCTTTATAGGAATGACATCATAATATGTTTTCAACCTACTCAAATGGCCAGCCACTAAGTTTTCACATCCCTTTTTGTCATGAATCTCGATGTCAAATTATTGAAGCAACAAAATCCATCTAATGAGCCTTGGTTTTGCTTCCTTCTTTGCTATTAAGTACTTGAGAGTTGCATGGTCAGAAAGAATAATCACTTTAGATCCCAATAAATATGACCGAAATTTATCCAAAGCAAACACAACAGTTAAGAGTTCTTTTTCTATGGTGGTGTAGTTGCTTTGTGCAGCATCTAGGGTTTTTGAGGCATAACAAATGACATAGGGCTCTTTGTCTATCTTTTGCCCTAACATGGCCCCCACACTGCTCTCGCTTGGATCGTACATAATTTCAAAGGGGTAGTTCTAATCTGGCGCTTGTACTATAGGAACGGAAACCAACTTCTGTTTGAGTATGTCAAAAGCCTCTTTACATTTTGAGCTGAACTcaaatttcttatctttttgcAATAATTCGCACAGTGGTTCAGCTACTTTTAAGAAGTTCTTTATAAAACGCTCGTAAAATCTTGCATGTACAAGGAAAGAACATATCTTCCTTATAGTAGAGGGATATGACAAAGAATTTATATGTCAGTTTTGGCCTTATCAACCTCAGTTCCCTTAGCTGAAACTATATGACATAGAATCAAGCATTTAtctaccataaaatgacacttttcaTAATTCAAGATAAGATTAAATTCTATGCACCCATTTAAAATTATCGTGAAGGTTTTAAgacattcatcaaaataatttcTATACACagtaaaatcatccataaaaacttcgaTAATTTTTTctacatattaaaaaaaaatactcattaTGCATCTTTAGAAGGTGGCCGGTGCATTGCAAAGTCTGAATAGCATCCTTTTGCACGCAAATGTGCCTAATGAGCATGTAAAAGTGGTCTTTTCTTGGTTCTCGGGTGCAACTGGGATTTGGAAGAAACCCGAGTATCCATCAAGACAACAAAATTGAGTTTTACCAGTTAAACGTTCAAGCATTTGAtctataaaaggaagagggaaaTGATCTTTTCTAGTATAAGAGTTCAAATTTTTGTAATCAGTGCAGACACGCCACCCATTTTGTACTCAGGTTGGTATCAAGTCACCCTCAGCGTTTTTCTTTACTGTCACGCCCGTTTTTTTGGGCACGACTCATACCAGACTTACCCATCTGCTGTAAAAAATAAGGTAGATTATGTCAGTATCTAGCAGCttgattatttccttttttaccACCTCCATCATATTCGGGTTCAACATTCTTTGCGCCTCTCTCTTCGGTTTCGTGTTTTCTTCCAAGTAGATCTTATGCGTGCATGTCAAATGGCTTATCCCTTTTAAGTCGGCAATGGTCGAGCCATTCACCTTCTTATGGTCTTTTAGTACTTGGATCAAACTTTCCTCTTCAAGCTCGGAGAGTCTATTTGAGACTATAATCAGAAGGGTATCATCCTTCCCCGAAAATACATATTTGAGATGCTCAAGAAAGGGTTTCAATTCCAAATTTGGAGTCTGCACAACAGAAGGtaaatatttagtttttgaTGGAgacaataatttattaacaaattcataatcattaaatataaattcagGTTTATCTTCATAACCCGACTAAAAAATTTCTTCCACTAATGAGTCAATTATGTCGACACGGTTTACGTTCAAGATTTCACTTAGATGACTAATAGCATCGTAGACATTAAATTTCACGATCTTTCAGTCAAATTTTATTGTGAGAGTTTCGCTTCGCACGTTAATCTTAGTACTGGCAGTACTAAGAAAAG from Gossypium raimondii isolate GPD5lz chromosome 1, ASM2569854v1, whole genome shotgun sequence harbors:
- the LOC128039866 gene encoding uncharacterized protein LOC128039866 codes for the protein MAPYEALYGRRCRSPVCWMELRERKIIGQKLVQEAEEMVKKIQERLKVAFDRQKSYADLKRRDIEYSIGDKRYRSDPSYVIPTEDIEIRPDLSYEEEPVQILAREVRELRNKRVPLVKVLWRSHSIEETTWEPEETMREQYPHLFSANKESEVSAQKGKEKITKE